Proteins from a single region of Vanessa tameamea isolate UH-Manoa-2023 chromosome 23, ilVanTame1 primary haplotype, whole genome shotgun sequence:
- the LOC113401882 gene encoding chitinase-3-like protein 1 isoform X2, which yields MNKLFLFVICASFLNKYIVTADKVVICYYGTWATYRNGLGKFDVSDINTDLCTHIVYTFVGINSQGTVTSLDAFLDYPDNWGRDNFGKFNALKLQNSKLKTILAVGGWNEASAKYSVMAANPTLRKNFVSSALAMVLQYGFDGLDVDWEYPNRRDSVNGQADINNFTQLLKELREAFEKYGLILTAAVSSVKSSASLSYDIPSIVQYLDLVNVMTYDMYGAWDPKTGHNAPLHRSEGDLNVDKDQLNTVDIALKYWLEQGCPPEKLVLGLPFYGHTFQLANADNNGVGASANGPGLAGPYTSTSGTIGYNEFCQKLRTESWKQRYDKLAKVPYAVQGQNWVSYDDANSLVAKVEYALQFNIAGVMVWSIETDDFHGICHTEDFPLLRAINRALGKSVVTTTTTTESTSTSSTTTPASTTTTVAPTSESTTAILTSTSTTSSTTSTTPAPTSTTMDPTENTFACKEEGYYRNPKDCTSFYVCIRNLYNNLESKLIQCPANLYWDQKNVYCNYPSQVDCNLT from the exons atgaataaattatttttatttgtgatttgCGCgagttttctaaataaatatatagttacggCGGATA aagttGTTATATGTTACTACGGAACATGGGCGACATACAGAAATGGCTTGGGCAAATTCGATGTCAGCGACATTAACACAGACTTATGCACGCATATTGTATACACGTTTGTGGGGATAAATTCTCAAGGAACAGTTACATCGCTAGACGCGTTTCTGGATTATCCTGATAATTGGGGACGAG ATAATTTTGGAAAATTCAATGCACTTAAACTtcaaaattccaaattaaaaactatattagcCGTTGGAGGGTGGAATGAAGCATCAGCTAAATATTCAGTT ATGGCTGCGAATCCCACTCTCAGAAAGAACTTTGTAAGTAGCGCCTTGGCCATGGTTCTTCAATACGGCTTCGATGGCTTAGATGTCGATTGGGAGTACCCTAATCGACGCGATTCAGTCAATGGCCAAGcagatataaataactttactcAACTTCTAAAAGAACTTCGTGAGGCATTCGAAAAGTATGGGCTTATATTGACAGCAGCTGTTTCATCTGTTAAATCTTCGGCATCTCTTTCATATGATATTCCTTCTATTGtaca ATACTTAGATCTTGTAAACGTGATGACTTACGATATGTATGGCGCTTGGGATCCAAAAACTGGTCACAATGCTCCTCTTCATAGGAGCGAAGGAGATTTAAATGTCGACAAAGATCAACTCAACACTGTTGATATTGCCCTGAAATATTGGCTTGAACAAG GTTGTCCACCGGAGAAATTGGTATTAGGTTTACCATTCTACGGACACACATTTCAACTAGCAAACGCTGATAATAATGGTGTCGGTGCTTCTGCTAACGGCCCTGGACTAGCTGGACCATATACTTCTACCAGTGGAACAATTGGATATAACGAA TTTTGTCAAAAACTTCGCACAGAATCCTGGAAGCAACGTTATGATAAGTTAGCCAAAGTACCGTATGCCGTGCAAGGTCAAAACTGGGTTTCCTATGACGATGCTAATTCATTAGTAGCTAAAGTTGAATATGCATTACAATTTAACATCGCTGGTGTCATGGTGTGGAGTATCGAGACTGATGATTTTCATGGAATCTGCCATACTGAAGATTTCCCTTTATTAAGAGCAATTAATCGAGCTTTAGGAAAATCTGTCGTGACTACAACTACAACAACTGAATCTACTTCAACTTCTTCCACTACTACACCTGCGTCTACAACTACAACAGTTGCAC CTACATCTGAATCTACAACTGCAATCTTGACATCTACTTCAACTACATCGTCTACTACGAGTACTACTCCTGCTCCAACATCTACTACTATGG ATCCAACTGAAAATACGTTTGCTTGTAAAGAAGAAGGATATTATAGAAACCCAAAAGACTGTACATCTTTCTACGTCTGCATTCGAAATCTTTACAATAACTTAGAATCAAAGCTTATTCAATGTCCGGCGAATCTTTACTGGGATCAGAAGAACGTGTACTGCAATTATCCCAGTCAAGTTGATTGTAATCTTACctga
- the LOC113401882 gene encoding chitinase-3-like protein 1 isoform X1 produces the protein MNKLFLFVICASFLNKYIVTADKVVICYYGTWATYRNGLGKFDVSDINTDLCTHIVYTFVGINSQGTVTSLDAFLDYPDNWGRDNFGKFNALKLQNSKLKTILAVGGWNEASAKYSVMAANPTLRKNFVSSALAMVLQYGFDGLDVDWEYPNRRDSVNGQADINNFTQLLKELREAFEKYGLILTAAVSSVKSSASLSYDIPSIVQYLDLVNVMTYDMYGAWDPKTGHNAPLHRSEGDLNVDKDQLNTVDIALKYWLEQGCPPEKLVLGLPFYGHTFQLANADNNGVGASANGPGLAGPYTSTSGTIGYNEFCQKLRTESWKQRYDKLAKVPYAVQGQNWVSYDDANSLVAKVEYALQFNIAGVMVWSIETDDFHGICHTEDFPLLRAINRALGKSVVTTTTTTESTSTSSTTTPASTTTTVAPTPASTTTTVAPTSESTTAILTSTSTTSSTTSTTPAPTSTTMDPTENTFACKEEGYYRNPKDCTSFYVCIRNLYNNLESKLIQCPANLYWDQKNVYCNYPSQVDCNLT, from the exons atgaataaattatttttatttgtgatttgCGCgagttttctaaataaatatatagttacggCGGATA aagttGTTATATGTTACTACGGAACATGGGCGACATACAGAAATGGCTTGGGCAAATTCGATGTCAGCGACATTAACACAGACTTATGCACGCATATTGTATACACGTTTGTGGGGATAAATTCTCAAGGAACAGTTACATCGCTAGACGCGTTTCTGGATTATCCTGATAATTGGGGACGAG ATAATTTTGGAAAATTCAATGCACTTAAACTtcaaaattccaaattaaaaactatattagcCGTTGGAGGGTGGAATGAAGCATCAGCTAAATATTCAGTT ATGGCTGCGAATCCCACTCTCAGAAAGAACTTTGTAAGTAGCGCCTTGGCCATGGTTCTTCAATACGGCTTCGATGGCTTAGATGTCGATTGGGAGTACCCTAATCGACGCGATTCAGTCAATGGCCAAGcagatataaataactttactcAACTTCTAAAAGAACTTCGTGAGGCATTCGAAAAGTATGGGCTTATATTGACAGCAGCTGTTTCATCTGTTAAATCTTCGGCATCTCTTTCATATGATATTCCTTCTATTGtaca ATACTTAGATCTTGTAAACGTGATGACTTACGATATGTATGGCGCTTGGGATCCAAAAACTGGTCACAATGCTCCTCTTCATAGGAGCGAAGGAGATTTAAATGTCGACAAAGATCAACTCAACACTGTTGATATTGCCCTGAAATATTGGCTTGAACAAG GTTGTCCACCGGAGAAATTGGTATTAGGTTTACCATTCTACGGACACACATTTCAACTAGCAAACGCTGATAATAATGGTGTCGGTGCTTCTGCTAACGGCCCTGGACTAGCTGGACCATATACTTCTACCAGTGGAACAATTGGATATAACGAA TTTTGTCAAAAACTTCGCACAGAATCCTGGAAGCAACGTTATGATAAGTTAGCCAAAGTACCGTATGCCGTGCAAGGTCAAAACTGGGTTTCCTATGACGATGCTAATTCATTAGTAGCTAAAGTTGAATATGCATTACAATTTAACATCGCTGGTGTCATGGTGTGGAGTATCGAGACTGATGATTTTCATGGAATCTGCCATACTGAAGATTTCCCTTTATTAAGAGCAATTAATCGAGCTTTAGGAAAATCTGTCGTGACTACAACTACAACAACTGAATCTACTTCAACTTCTTCCACTACTACACCTGCGTCTACAACTACAACAGTTGCACCTACACCTGCGTCTACAACTACAACAGTTGCACCTACATCTGAATCTACAACTGCAATCTTGACATCTACTTCAACTACATCGTCTACTACGAGTACTACTCCTGCTCCAACATCTACTACTATGG ATCCAACTGAAAATACGTTTGCTTGTAAAGAAGAAGGATATTATAGAAACCCAAAAGACTGTACATCTTTCTACGTCTGCATTCGAAATCTTTACAATAACTTAGAATCAAAGCTTATTCAATGTCCGGCGAATCTTTACTGGGATCAGAAGAACGTGTACTGCAATTATCCCAGTCAAGTTGATTGTAATCTTACctga